The following are encoded in a window of Deinococcus arcticus genomic DNA:
- a CDS encoding VOC family protein: MPQLQPYLGFNGKCQEAMTFYQACLGGTLDLMTVAQSPVAAQLPAEMQERVLHGSLVSGDLTLLASDMSQDIGRSQSVSLMVQCGSAEEAHATFAKLAEGGGTVTQPLGLSFWGSTFGHLTDRYGIHWLLNAEAPQAD; the protein is encoded by the coding sequence ATGCCACAGCTTCAGCCCTACCTCGGATTCAACGGCAAGTGCCAGGAAGCCATGACCTTTTACCAGGCGTGCCTGGGGGGCACCCTTGACCTGATGACGGTGGCGCAGTCCCCTGTCGCCGCACAGCTGCCCGCCGAGATGCAGGAGCGCGTGCTGCACGGCAGCCTGGTTTCCGGCGACCTGACGCTGCTGGCGTCGGATATGTCGCAGGACATCGGGCGCAGCCAGTCGGTCTCGCTGATGGTGCAGTGCGGCAGCGCCGAGGAGGCCCACGCCACCTTTGCCAAACTGGCCGAAGGGGGCGGCACGGTCACGCAGCCCCTGGGCCTGTCGTTCTGGGGGTCTACCTTTGGGCACCTGACCGACCGCTACGGCATCCACTGGTTGCTGAACGCCGAAGCGCCCCAGGCGGACTGA
- a CDS encoding M4 family metallopeptidase, whose amino-acid sequence MKPSVRMALTGLLSLSLLAGCGQQTPAGTLSAQGGNGKPPTGQTTAAARVFLTNPIQSTGDQTLTDSKDAASAVPASAYFGVTLTHLDGSGSLSGTYARVVSETGTPVYGTGPFNFTRDQDQFEQVMAYFWITEAQKYLQSLGFGRTLPAVNSDQQQIKVGQYGLDNSYQNDHPDIIRMGKGGVDDAEDGEVIVHEYGHAVHAAQVPGFGSSPEAGAIGEAFGDYLALTVGEAVARAYGAPIRTPLPCLMDWDSVSYTTATPHCIRRTDTNKHYPEDLRGSVHADGEIWSRALWDIRQGLGASVADRIIVNAQFRFRPDTSFAAAAQATVDTAQAMYGRTQAGVVHAAFAARGILR is encoded by the coding sequence ATGAAACCCAGTGTACGGATGGCCCTCACGGGACTGCTGAGCCTTTCGCTGCTGGCCGGATGCGGCCAGCAGACCCCGGCCGGTACCCTGAGCGCGCAGGGCGGCAACGGAAAGCCCCCAACCGGGCAGACCACGGCGGCAGCGCGGGTATTCCTGACCAACCCCATTCAGAGCACCGGCGACCAGACCCTGACCGACAGTAAGGATGCGGCCTCGGCGGTGCCGGCCAGCGCCTACTTTGGCGTGACGCTGACCCATCTGGACGGCAGCGGCTCCCTGAGCGGCACCTACGCCCGGGTGGTCAGCGAAACAGGCACGCCGGTCTACGGCACTGGCCCTTTCAACTTCACCCGCGACCAGGACCAGTTTGAGCAGGTCATGGCCTATTTCTGGATCACGGAAGCGCAGAAGTACCTGCAGTCACTGGGGTTCGGGCGCACGTTGCCGGCGGTCAACAGCGACCAGCAGCAGATCAAGGTCGGGCAGTACGGCCTTGATAACTCGTACCAGAATGACCACCCGGACATCATCCGCATGGGCAAGGGCGGCGTGGACGACGCCGAGGACGGCGAGGTGATTGTCCACGAATACGGCCATGCGGTCCACGCGGCGCAGGTGCCGGGCTTTGGCAGCAGCCCGGAAGCGGGCGCCATTGGCGAGGCGTTCGGGGATTATCTGGCCCTGACAGTGGGCGAAGCGGTGGCCAGGGCCTACGGCGCGCCCATCCGCACGCCGCTGCCCTGCCTGATGGACTGGGACAGCGTGTCCTATACCACCGCCACCCCGCACTGCATCCGCCGCACCGACACGAACAAGCACTACCCCGAGGACCTGCGCGGCTCGGTACACGCCGACGGCGAAATCTGGTCACGCGCCCTGTGGGACATCCGCCAGGGCCTGGGGGCCTCCGTGGCTGACCGGATTATCGTGAATGCCCAGTTCCGGTTCCGCCCCGACACCAGCTTTGCGGCGGCGGCCCAGGCGACGGTGGATACCGCGCAGGCGATGTACGGCAGGACCCAGGCCGGGGTGGTCCACGCCGCCTTTGCGGCGCGCGGCATTCTGCGCTGA
- a CDS encoding winged helix-turn-helix transcriptional regulator translates to MPGKRVYDDGCAAAHALDLIGERWALLVVRELLPGPRRFTDLQEGLRGISPTVLTQRLNDLEGTGVVRREQLPPPANARVYALTDWGRELEPVLQALGRWGARSPRRPAQAPITTATLLAALKTMNGGGLPQASVALNLGPEGSYTVHLQGQHAEVSPGLNPAAEVTLSGAVGALGAVIFGGQPLADAEAAGAVKVEGKRDVAQHFVRAFPLPPLVEV, encoded by the coding sequence ATGCCTGGAAAGCGCGTGTACGACGATGGCTGCGCCGCCGCCCACGCCCTGGACCTGATCGGGGAACGCTGGGCACTGCTGGTGGTCCGTGAACTGCTGCCCGGCCCGCGCCGGTTTACCGACCTGCAAGAGGGCCTGCGCGGCATCAGCCCCACGGTGCTGACCCAGCGCCTGAACGATCTGGAGGGAACAGGTGTGGTGCGCCGAGAGCAGTTGCCGCCCCCAGCCAACGCGCGGGTGTATGCCCTGACCGACTGGGGGCGGGAACTGGAACCCGTGCTCCAGGCCCTGGGCCGCTGGGGCGCGCGCTCGCCCCGCCGCCCGGCCCAGGCGCCCATCACCACCGCCACGCTGCTGGCCGCGCTGAAAACCATGAATGGCGGCGGGCTGCCCCAGGCCAGTGTGGCTCTGAATCTGGGACCAGAGGGCAGTTACACCGTGCACCTTCAGGGCCAGCACGCCGAGGTCAGCCCTGGCCTGAACCCAGCAGCCGAGGTGACCCTGAGCGGCGCGGTCGGCGCGCTGGGGGCCGTGATTTTCGGCGGGCAACCACTGGCAGATGCGGAAGCGGCAGGGGCGGTGAAGGTGGAAGGGAAGCGTGACGTAGCCCAGCACTTTGTCCGGGCCTTTCCGCTGCCGCCCCTGGTCGAGGTCTAA
- a CDS encoding DUF4287 domain-containing protein, protein MSFQAYLDAVQAQTGKTVPEFRELADEKGLEKHGQIVAWLKTEYGLGHGHATAVAAALLKAETRRAPEEERVSALFSGKKAGWQPLWTALLVHARTLGDDVGVGPTESYVSLTRGGKKFALVQPGVRGADVGLRLPGLLPAAPFEPAGSWNTMVTHRLRLTQPTEPAAEPDAALLDALRAAYQAR, encoded by the coding sequence GTGTCGTTTCAGGCGTACCTGGATGCTGTGCAGGCCCAGACCGGAAAGACGGTGCCCGAATTCCGCGAGCTGGCCGACGAAAAGGGGCTGGAGAAACACGGCCAGATCGTGGCGTGGCTGAAAACGGAGTACGGCCTGGGCCACGGTCACGCCACGGCGGTGGCCGCCGCGCTGCTGAAGGCCGAGACCCGCCGCGCCCCGGAGGAAGAGCGCGTCAGCGCCCTGTTCAGCGGCAAAAAGGCGGGCTGGCAGCCGCTGTGGACCGCCCTGCTGGTCCACGCCCGCACCCTGGGCGACGATGTGGGCGTGGGCCCCACCGAGTCCTACGTGAGCCTCACGCGCGGCGGCAAGAAATTTGCCCTGGTGCAGCCGGGCGTCAGGGGGGCAGATGTGGGCCTGCGCCTGCCCGGCCTCCTGCCTGCGGCGCCCTTTGAGCCGGCCGGGTCATGGAACACGATGGTGACCCACCGCTTGCGCCTGACCCAGCCCACAGAGCCGGCTGCTGAGCCAGACGCTGCCCTGCTGGACGCCCTGCGCGCCGCCTACCAGGCCCGCTGA